Proteins encoded together in one Nyctibius grandis isolate bNycGra1 chromosome 1, bNycGra1.pri, whole genome shotgun sequence window:
- the CRNKL1 gene encoding crooked neck-like protein 1: MASTAAGKQRIPKVAKVKNKAPAEVQITAEQLLREAKERELELLPPPPQQKITDVEELNDYKLRKRKTFEDNIRKNRTVISNWIKYAQWEESLKEIQRARSIYERALDVDYRNVTLWLKYAEMEMKNRQVNHARNIWDRAITTLPRVNQFWYKYTYMEEMLGNVAGSRQVFERWMEWQPEEQAWHSYINFELRYKEVDRARTIYERFVIVHPDVKNWIKYARFEEKHSYFAHARKVYERAVEFFGEEHMDEHLYVAFAKFEENQKEFERVRVIYKYALDRIPKQEAQNLFKNYTIFEKKFGDRRGIEDIIVSKRRFQYEEEVKANPHNYDAWFDYLRLVESDTDAETVREVYERAIANVPPIQEKRHWKRYIYLWINYALYEELEAKDAERTRQVYQACIELLPHKKFTFAKIWLLYAQFEIRQKNLPLARRALGTSIGKCPKNKLFKGYIELELQLREFDRCRKLYEKFLEFAPENCTSWIKFAELETILGDIDRARAIYDLAIGQPRLDMPEVLWKSYIDFEIEQEEYEKTRNLYRRLLQRTQHVKVWISFAQFELSAGGEESLSRCRQIYEEANKAMRNCEEKEERVMLLESWRNFEEEFGTDTTKERIDKLMPEKIKKRRKLQAEDGSDAGWEEYYDYIFPEDTANQPNLKLLAMAKLWKKQQQESEAAERDPDKDIDESQS, from the exons ATGGCGTCTACGGCGGCCGGGAAGCAGCGGATCCCCAAAGTGGCGAAG gtgaaaaataaagcacCTGCAGAAGTTCAGATCACAGCAGAACAGCTTTTAAGagaagcaaaagagagagaacttGAACTTCTTCCACCTCCTCCACAACAGAAGATCACAGATGTTGAAGAGCTAAATGACTATAAACTCCGGAAAaggaag ACTTTTGAAGataacataagaaaaaacaggaCTGTTATCAGTAACTGGATAAAGTACGCACAATGGGAGGAAAGCCTGAAGGAAATACAGAG agCCCGTTCCATTTACGAGCGTGCTTTAGATGTAGACTACAGAAATGTCACACTCTGGCTGAAATACGCAGAAATGGAGATGAAGAACCGCCAGGTTAATCATGCCCGAAACATTTGGGATCGAGCCATTACCACCCTCCCCAGGGTGAACCAGTTCTG GTACAAGTATACTTACATGGAAGAGATGTTGGGGAACGTTGCTGGGTCACGTCAGGTGTTTGAACGTTGGATGGAGTGGCAGCCAGAGGAGCAAGCCTGGCATTCCTACATTAACTTCGAGCTGAGATACAAGGAGGTGGACAGGGCACGCACCATTTATGAAAGAT TTGTTATTGTTCATCCTGATGTTAAGAACTGGATCAAGTACGCCCGCTTTGAAGAGAAGCACAGTTATTTTGCTCATGCAAGGAAGGTATACGAGAGGGCAGTGGAGTTCTTTGGAGAAGAGCACATGGATGAGCACTTGTACGTGGCTTTCGCAAAATTTGAGGAGAACCAGAAAGAA tttgaaagagTGAGGGTGATCTACAAGTACGCCTTGGATAGAATTCCAAAACAAGAGGCCCAAAATCTCTTCAAGAATTACACCATCTTTGAGAAGAAGTTTGGAGATAGAAGGGGAATTGAAGACATCATCGTCAGCAAGAGAAGATTCCAGTATGAAGAGGAAGTGAAG GCAAATCCACATAATTACGATGCATGGTTTGACTACCTGAGGCTAGTTGAAAGTGACACAGATGCCGAGACTGTCCGAGAAGTGTACGAAAGGGCCATCGCCAACGTCCCCCCAATTCAAGAGAAGAGACACTGGAAAAGATACATCTATCTTTGGATTAACTACGCGTTATATGAAGAGCTGGAAGCAAAG GATGCAGAGCGAACCAGACAAGTGTATCAGGCATGTATCGAGCTCCTTCCCCACAAGAAG tttacatTTGCCAAAATATGGCTGCTGTATGCACAATTTGAAATACGCCAGAAAAACCTTCCACTTGCCAGAAGAGCTTTG GGGACGTCCATAGGTAAATGTCCAAAAAACAAACTCTTTAAAGGTTATATTGAATTGGAGTTACAACTGCGAGAATTCGATCGTTGCCGAAAGCTGTACGAAAAGTTCCTGGAGTTTGCACCAGAAAACTGCACGTCGTGGATTAAATTTGCTGAGCTGGAGACCATTCTTGGCGATATCGATAGAGCCCGTGCCATATACGACCTGGCTATTGGCCAGCCCCGGCTAGACATGCCAGAG GTTCTTTGGAAATCCTACATTGACTTTGAAATCGAGCAAGAGGAGTATGAAAAAACACGAAATCTTTACCGCAGGTTGCTTCAGCGGACACAGCACGTTAAG GTATGGATCAGCTTTGCACAGTTCGAGCTCTCTGCGGGAGGGGAGGAGAGTCTGTCAAGATGCCGGCAGATTTATGAAGAGGCTAATAAGGCCATGCGAAACtgtgaggagaaagaggagagagtcATGCTGCTGGAATCCTGGAGAAACTTCGAGGAGGAGTTTGGAACAGATACCACTAAAGAGAGGATAGATAAACTTAtgcctgaaaaaataaagaagaggagaaaactgCAGGCTGAGGATGGg tctGATGCTGGCTGGGAGGAATACTATGACTATATTTTCCCAGAAGATACTGCCAATCAGCCTAACCTCAAACTACTTGCCATGGCTAAACTCTGGAAGAAACAGCAACAGGAGAGCGAAGCTGCAGAGAGGGACCCAGACAAAGACATCGATGAAAGCCAGTCTTAA